From Nitratidesulfovibrio vulgaris str. Hildenborough, a single genomic window includes:
- the hydE gene encoding [FeFe] hydrogenase H-cluster radical SAM maturase HydE encodes MQRDELLYLLYEAPEQELFARADAVRRTHKGEHVFVRGLIEFSSHCVRDCRYCGLRRSNSAAHRYRLTPREVIDAARLAVAGGADTIVLQSGDDLACEASTIAAMIRGIREELGVVVTLGCGERPPRDYALWREAGASRYLMKHETADAALYARLHPGRTLEQRLEALRTLHGLGYEIGSGFIIGIPGQMPEVLADDILLARELGVEMCGAGPFIPQAQTPLGGEPQGSTALALRVLAALRIALPDANLPATTALATLDPIGGQRDGLRAGANVLMPGFTPDTHRAHYRIYDNKHRVGMDEARAAIEAAGRTHSLRREA; translated from the coding sequence ATGCAGCGCGATGAACTTCTGTATCTGCTCTACGAAGCCCCAGAACAAGAGCTTTTCGCACGGGCCGACGCTGTCCGGCGCACTCACAAGGGTGAACATGTCTTCGTACGCGGGCTGATCGAATTCTCCAGCCATTGTGTACGCGACTGTCGCTACTGTGGCCTTCGGCGCTCCAACTCCGCAGCGCACCGCTACAGGCTCACCCCGCGTGAAGTCATCGACGCGGCCCGTCTCGCCGTCGCAGGTGGCGCAGACACCATCGTCCTGCAATCAGGAGACGACCTCGCCTGCGAGGCGTCGACCATCGCTGCGATGATTCGCGGCATCCGGGAGGAACTCGGAGTGGTCGTCACCCTCGGTTGCGGCGAACGCCCCCCACGCGACTATGCCCTGTGGCGTGAAGCCGGGGCCTCGCGATACCTCATGAAGCATGAGACCGCAGATGCGGCCCTCTACGCAAGACTGCATCCCGGCAGGACACTGGAACAACGGCTAGAAGCGCTCCGCACGCTGCATGGACTCGGCTACGAGATAGGCTCCGGCTTCATCATCGGCATACCGGGGCAGATGCCCGAAGTGCTCGCCGATGACATCCTTCTGGCGCGTGAACTCGGTGTGGAGATGTGCGGTGCCGGGCCGTTCATCCCACAGGCGCAGACACCGCTGGGTGGCGAGCCTCAAGGGTCCACCGCCCTGGCGTTGCGGGTACTGGCCGCGCTGCGCATCGCCCTGCCCGACGCGAACCTTCCGGCGACGACGGCACTAGCCACGCTCGACCCCATCGGCGGGCAACGTGACGGACTGCGCGCCGGGGCCAACGTACTCATGCCGGGTTTCACTCCTGACACACACCGGGCTCACTACCGCATCTACGACAACAAACACCGCGTGGGTATGGACGAGGCACGCGCAGCCATCGAAGCTGCGGGCCGCACACATAGCCTGCGACGCGAGGCATGA
- the hydF gene encoding [FeFe] hydrogenase H-cluster maturation GTPase HydF, with protein MQDTPKGLRLHIGIYGRRNVGKSSLLNALTRQTVSIVSATPGTTTDPVEKTMEMAPIGPVVFIDTAGIDDTGDLGLMRSDRTRQMFDRTDLALVASEGDVWGDYERDLVAAFRERKIPVIAVLTKGDETPVAQTVRQSLLAEGIESAAVCSTDGRGIDALRALMARMAPEHAISQPALLADLVPAGGLVIFVVPIDLGAPKGRLILPQVQAIRDILDGDAMCMVVKERELRPALDRLTQPPDLVVCDSQVVLKAAADTPPGIPLTTFSILMARFKGELETLARGAAVIETLAPGDRVLVAEACTHHPLADDIGRVKIPRWLRQYAGGNIHIDTFAGKDMPADLSGYRLIIHCGGCVITRGHMLGRMHAAAAAGVPMTNYGLAISLTQGVLHRALGPFPAAQEAFDSIPRG; from the coding sequence ATGCAGGACACCCCCAAGGGACTGCGACTGCACATAGGCATCTACGGACGCCGCAATGTCGGCAAGTCGTCGTTACTCAACGCGCTGACCCGGCAGACCGTGTCCATCGTCTCCGCCACTCCCGGCACCACGACAGACCCCGTGGAGAAGACCATGGAAATGGCCCCCATCGGGCCTGTGGTCTTCATCGACACGGCTGGCATCGACGATACGGGCGACCTCGGCCTCATGCGCAGCGACAGGACGAGGCAGATGTTCGACCGCACCGACCTTGCGCTGGTTGCCAGCGAGGGCGATGTATGGGGAGACTATGAACGCGACCTCGTCGCGGCATTCCGGGAACGCAAGATACCCGTCATCGCAGTGCTGACAAAAGGCGATGAGACTCCTGTCGCGCAGACCGTTCGCCAATCACTTCTGGCCGAAGGCATCGAATCGGCGGCGGTGTGTTCCACAGATGGTCGCGGCATCGACGCGCTGCGTGCCCTCATGGCCCGCATGGCCCCGGAACATGCCATCAGCCAGCCAGCCCTTCTTGCCGACCTCGTGCCTGCTGGCGGGCTTGTCATCTTCGTCGTCCCCATCGACCTCGGAGCCCCCAAGGGAAGGCTCATCCTGCCGCAGGTGCAGGCCATTCGCGACATTCTCGACGGCGACGCCATGTGCATGGTCGTCAAGGAGCGCGAACTCCGCCCTGCCCTCGACCGTCTCACGCAACCGCCCGACCTCGTGGTGTGCGACTCGCAGGTGGTGCTGAAGGCCGCAGCCGACACCCCGCCCGGCATCCCCCTGACGACCTTCTCCATTCTCATGGCACGGTTCAAGGGTGAACTTGAGACACTTGCACGCGGGGCAGCGGTCATCGAGACGCTCGCCCCCGGTGACCGGGTGCTTGTGGCAGAGGCGTGTACCCACCATCCACTCGCCGACGACATCGGCAGGGTGAAGATACCCCGCTGGCTGCGCCAGTACGCCGGGGGCAACATCCACATCGACACCTTCGCAGGCAAGGACATGCCTGCCGACCTTTCCGGCTACCGCCTCATCATCCATTGCGGTGGCTGCGTCATCACACGCGGGCACATGCTGGGGCGAATGCACGCCGCGGCTGCGGCGGGAGTACCCATGACCAACTACGGACTCGCCATATCACTCACGCAAGGGGTGCTGCACCGCGCCCTTGGCCCCTTCCCTGCGGCACAGGAGGCATTCGACTCCATACCGCGGGGCTGA
- a CDS encoding [FeFe] hydrogenase, group A: MSRTVMERIEYEMHTPDPKADPDKLHFVQIDEAKCIGCDTCSQYCPTAAIFGEMGEPHSIPHIEACINCGQCLTHCPENAIYEAQSWVPEVEKKLKDGKVKCIAMPAPAVRYALGDAFGMPVGSVTTGKMLAALQKLGFAHCWDTEFTADVTIWEEGSEFVERLTKKSDMPLPQFTSCCPGWQKYAETYYPELLPHFSTCKSPIGMNGALAKTYGAERMKYDPKQVYTVSIMPCIAKKYEGLRPELKSSGMRDIDATLTTRELAYMIKKAGIDFAKLPDGKRDSLMGESTGGATIFGVTGGVMEAALRFAYEAVTGKKPDSWDFKAVRGLDGIKEATVNVGGTDVKVAVVHGAKRFKQVCDDVKAGKSPYHFIEYMACPGGCVCGGGQPVMPGVLEAMDRTTTRLYAGLKKRLAMASANKA, translated from the coding sequence ATGAGCCGTACCGTCATGGAGCGCATCGAATATGAGATGCACACTCCGGACCCCAAGGCCGATCCGGACAAGCTCCACTTCGTCCAGATCGACGAGGCAAAGTGCATAGGCTGCGACACCTGTTCGCAGTACTGCCCCACCGCCGCCATCTTCGGCGAAATGGGCGAACCGCACTCCATTCCCCACATCGAGGCGTGCATCAACTGCGGCCAGTGCCTCACGCACTGCCCCGAGAACGCCATCTACGAGGCACAGTCGTGGGTGCCTGAAGTCGAGAAGAAGCTGAAGGACGGCAAGGTGAAATGCATCGCCATGCCCGCCCCCGCCGTGCGCTATGCACTGGGCGACGCCTTCGGCATGCCCGTCGGTTCCGTCACCACCGGCAAGATGCTCGCGGCCCTGCAGAAGCTCGGCTTCGCTCATTGCTGGGACACCGAGTTCACCGCTGACGTGACCATCTGGGAAGAGGGGTCCGAGTTCGTGGAACGCCTCACCAAGAAGAGCGACATGCCGCTGCCGCAGTTCACCTCGTGCTGCCCCGGCTGGCAGAAGTATGCCGAGACCTACTACCCCGAACTGCTGCCGCACTTCTCCACGTGCAAGTCGCCCATCGGCATGAACGGCGCACTGGCGAAGACCTACGGCGCAGAGCGGATGAAGTACGACCCCAAGCAGGTCTACACCGTCTCCATCATGCCCTGCATCGCAAAGAAGTACGAAGGGTTGCGTCCCGAACTGAAGTCCAGCGGCATGCGCGACATCGACGCCACGCTGACCACCCGTGAGCTGGCCTACATGATCAAGAAGGCCGGTATCGACTTCGCGAAACTCCCCGACGGCAAGCGTGACAGCCTCATGGGTGAATCCACCGGCGGTGCCACCATCTTCGGCGTCACCGGCGGCGTCATGGAAGCGGCACTCCGCTTCGCCTACGAAGCCGTCACCGGCAAGAAGCCCGACAGCTGGGACTTCAAGGCCGTGCGCGGTCTTGATGGCATCAAGGAAGCCACCGTCAACGTCGGCGGTACCGACGTCAAGGTCGCCGTGGTGCACGGGGCCAAGCGGTTCAAGCAGGTCTGCGACGATGTGAAGGCGGGCAAGTCGCCCTATCACTTCATCGAATACATGGCCTGCCCCGGCGGCTGCGTCTGTGGCGGCGGTCAGCCCGTCATGCCCGGCGTGCTCGAAGCCATGGACCGCACCACCACCCGCCTTTACGCGGGCCTGAAGAAGCGCCTCGCCATGGCGAGCGCCAACAAGGCATAG